Proteins encoded in a region of the Mucilaginibacter sabulilitoris genome:
- a CDS encoding ABC transporter permease → MIKNYIKIAWRNIWKNKVFSAINIVGLSVGMAACIVIMLFVFYEKSFDSMHTKNIYRLNEVQKFEGMAASQKVALSMFPMGPTLKNEFPEIKNFTRIRWQQKFQITYGLKKIFSPQVLFVDSTFLKMFDFKLIRGDRETALLKPHSVLLTEETAKKIFGNNDPIGKTITHYGDDTTSYAVTGILANVPKNSQLQFDALFSFNTIFKPQMFTNWGGNWLNTYLELAPGTDIRALEKKFPAYQKKYMRKDNWKFYDLFLLSLKDVHSNAADIGLDYVNYQKFDQKLTNLFAIIALIVLVIACVNFINLSTARSAERAKEVGVRKSIGAQRFQLAVQFLGETVLLSLIALVFAAVLVAIALPYINNLSQRDISLPLMNNGGLIIIIFLSAMFIGVVSGIYPAVFLSSFQPVKVLKGSVEIGKNKSSLRNVLVVSQFTSAVILMIATVFVIKQLRFMQRQDPGFSRDQVVTVPLNMVSPAKYSLLKQELLNSSLIQGVTGSRDILGSHLDQTGVEFKLGDSPLRNLTSTILIVDPDYLNLFKIKLLMGKNFSSEKSSEGKEYIINEALAKELLKDHKNKPMSSLLGQHFGFDSSNVITGIAKDFNFNSLHYKIETLFMVSSKDNGLRQLSVKINGARATEAIAFIRSVWMKELPDLPFEYQFLDDHFSEVYRVDSQVSTVVSILAGLIIIISCLGLFGLASYSAEKRIKEIGVRKVLGASVQNIVLLLSSHFIRLVIIANIIAWPIALYIINRWLQGFAYRINIEWWVFAIAGGVSIIIAFATVSFQSIKAATANPVKSLRSE, encoded by the coding sequence ATGATCAAAAACTATATCAAAATTGCGTGGCGGAACATTTGGAAAAACAAAGTTTTTTCGGCCATCAACATCGTAGGCCTTTCGGTAGGTATGGCCGCCTGCATTGTTATCATGTTGTTCGTTTTTTATGAGAAGAGCTTTGATAGCATGCACACCAAAAACATTTACAGGTTAAATGAAGTGCAAAAGTTTGAGGGAATGGCGGCGTCGCAAAAAGTGGCCTTATCCATGTTTCCGATGGGGCCTACGTTGAAAAATGAGTTTCCCGAAATTAAGAATTTTACACGTATACGTTGGCAGCAGAAATTCCAAATTACTTATGGCCTCAAGAAAATATTCTCGCCACAGGTGCTTTTTGTTGATTCGACATTTTTGAAAATGTTTGATTTTAAATTGATACGCGGTGACAGGGAAACAGCTTTGCTAAAACCTCACAGCGTATTACTGACCGAAGAAACCGCGAAAAAAATATTTGGAAATAACGATCCTATCGGTAAAACGATAACACATTATGGTGACGACACCACCAGTTATGCCGTTACCGGGATTTTGGCCAACGTTCCCAAAAACTCCCAGCTGCAGTTTGATGCTTTGTTTTCATTCAATACCATTTTTAAGCCTCAAATGTTTACAAACTGGGGCGGTAACTGGCTAAATACCTATCTTGAACTCGCGCCCGGTACCGATATAAGGGCCCTTGAAAAGAAATTTCCAGCCTATCAAAAAAAATATATGCGCAAGGACAACTGGAAATTTTACGATCTGTTCCTGTTATCGCTTAAAGATGTTCATTCCAATGCCGCCGATATAGGGTTGGATTATGTTAATTATCAAAAATTTGATCAGAAACTCACTAACCTGTTTGCTATAATAGCTTTAATTGTACTGGTGATAGCCTGTGTTAATTTTATTAACCTCTCTACGGCACGATCTGCAGAGCGGGCTAAAGAGGTTGGGGTACGAAAATCAATAGGTGCACAGCGTTTTCAGCTTGCTGTACAATTTTTGGGCGAAACGGTATTGCTCTCGTTAATAGCTTTGGTTTTTGCCGCAGTACTGGTTGCCATTGCGTTGCCGTATATTAATAACCTTAGTCAGCGCGATATCAGCCTGCCATTGATGAATAACGGCGGATTGATCATAATTATTTTCCTTTCTGCCATGTTTATAGGGGTTGTCTCAGGTATTTATCCCGCAGTATTTTTGTCTTCTTTTCAGCCGGTTAAGGTGCTTAAAGGTTCGGTTGAAATCGGTAAAAATAAGAGTTCATTGCGAAATGTGCTGGTTGTAAGCCAGTTCACAAGCGCTGTTATATTGATGATAGCCACCGTATTTGTTATTAAACAGCTGCGGTTTATGCAACGGCAGGACCCCGGATTTAGCCGCGACCAGGTAGTTACGGTACCATTGAATATGGTATCACCTGCCAAATATAGTTTGCTAAAGCAGGAATTGCTTAACAGTTCATTGATACAGGGCGTTACCGGAAGCCGGGATATTCTGGGCAGCCACCTTGATCAAACCGGGGTTGAATTTAAATTAGGTGATTCACCACTGCGCAACTTAACATCAACTATATTAATTGTTGATCCTGACTATTTAAATCTGTTCAAGATAAAGCTGCTTATGGGTAAAAACTTTTCTTCTGAAAAATCTTCAGAAGGAAAAGAGTATATTATCAATGAAGCTTTGGCCAAAGAGTTATTAAAGGATCATAAAAACAAACCAATGTCGTCGCTGTTGGGGCAGCATTTTGGCTTTGATTCATCAAATGTGATTACCGGGATAGCTAAAGATTTTAATTTTAATTCGTTGCATTACAAAATAGAAACCCTATTTATGGTTAGTTCTAAAGATAATGGTCTTAGGCAGTTATCAGTTAAAATTAACGGAGCAAGGGCTACAGAAGCTATAGCGTTTATCAGGTCTGTTTGGATGAAGGAACTTCCCGACCTGCCTTTTGAATATCAGTTTCTTGATGATCATTTCAGCGAAGTTTATCGTGTGGATAGCCAGGTAAGTACTGTGGTAAGTATTTTAGCGGGGCTCATTATCATTATTTCGTGCCTGGGCTTATTTGGCCTTGCCTCATATTCGGCCGAAAAACGGATAAAGGAAATTGGTGTGCGCAAGGTTCTGGGTGCATCGGTACAAAATATTGTTTTACTATTATCAAGCCATTTTATACGGCTTGTAATAATAGCCAATATTATTGCCTGGCCAATAGCGCTATATATAATCAATAGGTGGCTGCAGGGTTTTGCATACCGTATAAATATAGAATGGTGGGTGTTTGCCATAGCCGGAGGAGTATCCATCATTATAGCTTTTGCCACTGTAAGTTTCCAATCAATTAAGGCCGCCACGGCAAATCCGGTTAAAAGTTTAAGAAGCGAATAA
- a CDS encoding ABC transporter ATP-binding protein: MLSLQHVSKYYQVSGLKNFVLNDLSLDVDEGEFISIMGPSGSGKSSLLNIIGMLDEPSDGYHYFADHAVHQLKEKQRSALYKQYIGFVFQAYHLIDELTVYENIETPLIYQDFKGTERRAMVADMLDRFSIVGKKDLFPAQLSGGQQQLVGIARALIAKPKLLLADEPTGNLNSKQGEEIMELFRKLNKEDGVTIIQVTHSEKNAEYGSRIINLLDGRIESSKQL, encoded by the coding sequence ATGTTATCACTTCAGCATGTTTCGAAATATTACCAGGTAAGCGGACTTAAAAATTTTGTACTGAACGACTTGAGCCTTGATGTTGATGAAGGGGAATTTATCTCCATTATGGGGCCTTCTGGTTCTGGTAAATCATCATTGCTTAATATTATTGGTATGCTTGATGAACCTTCTGATGGGTATCATTATTTTGCCGATCACGCGGTACACCAGCTTAAAGAAAAACAGCGCTCGGCGCTATATAAACAATATATAGGTTTTGTTTTCCAGGCTTATCATTTAATTGATGAGCTTACCGTATATGAAAACATTGAAACTCCGCTTATTTACCAGGATTTTAAAGGCACCGAACGTAGGGCCATGGTAGCTGATATGCTCGACCGTTTCAGCATTGTTGGCAAGAAAGATCTTTTTCCGGCACAATTATCAGGCGGACAACAGCAACTGGTGGGTATTGCCCGAGCGTTAATAGCTAAGCCAAAATTGTTACTGGCCGATGAACCTACCGGTAACTTAAACTCTAAACAAGGAGAGGAGATCATGGAACTGTTCCGTAAGCTGAATAAAGAAGATGGGGTTACTATTATACAGGTAACACACTCCGAAAAGAATGCCGAATATGGTTCGCGTATCATTAACCTGCTGGACGGTAGAATAGAATCCTCAAAACAACTCTGA
- a CDS encoding TolC family protein yields the protein MRYFKFIFFGLVTLSAVKVQAQGQTQSATLTDSILSVRQCVEIAIKNNLEVRQSELDMQRLRIGYNQAKENLLPAINGTVNHSINSGRSINPFTNSYVTQSYTSGDYSLNANLTIFSGWQYLNAIKQTSLNYQAGKMDFQQAKDQVTINVITAYLLVLDNTELLTQAYNQLDVSKKQVERLEILEKDGANKSASDLYDLKGTYGDNQISLVNAKNTLEASKLSLLQILNVPYKKDLKLEPVSVTDVAKQTDENSDQIFNTSLQQLAYVKAAELRRQGAEKGVKVAKGALTPSISLFGGITTNYSSAAQNAVFRDSSVVNTGGYVNTPTGQQPVLAKQANFDNHNIGYYDQFKNNYGTQFGVRLSIPILNYFQNHNKVKLAKIDLQESKYIEENTKNVLRQNVEQAYLNMTSAYSRYNALVDQVKAYTESFRTIEIRFNSGVITSVDFVIAKNNLDKANINLINARYDCFIYNKILDYYQGRLAF from the coding sequence ATGCGATATTTTAAATTTATATTTTTTGGTTTGGTTACGCTTTCTGCCGTTAAAGTGCAGGCGCAGGGCCAAACCCAATCGGCAACACTAACAGATTCTATACTATCCGTAAGGCAATGTGTTGAAATTGCTATAAAAAACAACCTGGAAGTAAGGCAAAGTGAGTTGGATATGCAACGTCTGCGTATAGGTTATAATCAGGCTAAAGAAAACCTTTTGCCTGCAATAAACGGTACTGTGAATCATAGTATAAACAGTGGGCGTAGTATCAACCCGTTTACCAATAGCTATGTAACCCAGTCATATACTTCGGGCGATTATAGTTTAAATGCCAACTTAACGATATTCAGCGGTTGGCAGTACTTAAATGCCATTAAGCAAACATCCTTAAATTACCAGGCAGGCAAAATGGATTTCCAGCAAGCCAAAGACCAGGTGACCATTAATGTAATAACCGCCTATCTTTTAGTGTTAGACAATACTGAATTATTGACCCAGGCTTATAACCAGCTCGATGTATCAAAAAAGCAAGTTGAACGGCTGGAGATCCTGGAAAAAGATGGCGCCAATAAATCAGCATCTGATCTGTATGATCTTAAGGGAACCTATGGTGATAATCAGATCAGCTTAGTTAATGCTAAAAATACCCTGGAGGCATCAAAGCTAAGTTTATTACAGATATTAAATGTTCCATACAAGAAAGATCTTAAACTTGAACCCGTTAGTGTAACGGATGTGGCTAAACAAACAGATGAAAATTCTGACCAGATATTTAATACATCCTTACAGCAACTTGCTTATGTAAAAGCTGCAGAATTGAGGCGCCAGGGGGCCGAAAAGGGAGTTAAAGTAGCTAAAGGGGCGTTAACACCCTCCATCTCGTTATTTGGGGGGATAACCACCAATTATTCGAGCGCGGCACAAAATGCTGTATTCAGAGATTCCTCCGTTGTCAACACAGGAGGATACGTAAATACACCAACAGGTCAGCAACCTGTTTTGGCGAAACAGGCTAATTTTGATAATCATAATATAGGCTATTACGACCAGTTTAAAAATAACTATGGTACTCAGTTTGGTGTTCGGTTAAGTATTCCCATTCTGAATTATTTTCAAAACCATAATAAAGTAAAACTGGCTAAAATTGATTTGCAGGAATCAAAATATATTGAAGAAAATACTAAAAATGTGCTGAGGCAAAATGTTGAACAGGCGTATTTGAACATGACATCGGCATACAGCAGGTATAATGCGCTTGTTGATCAGGTTAAGGCCTATACCGAATCATTCAGGACAATAGAGATAAGGTTTAACTCAGGTGTTATAACTTCTGTTGATTTTGTAATTGCCAAAAACAACCTCGATAAGGCTAATATAAACCTGATCAACGCCCGGTATGATTGCTTTATCTACAACAAAATACTTGATTACTATCAAGGCCGTTTAGCTTTTTAA
- a CDS encoding porin family protein, whose product MKKTIILTLSICLLSIGMASAQVIPNFSFGVKGGINYSNFPSNGIFNNSNRAGYLAGVWARVGGLGLNFQPELYVTGKNINVKADNSSVENKAKFTSIDVPLLVGGKIGAFGLGGRFYGGPVFSFTVNKDQSVGNAFSDATALRYKDANYGIQVGAGLDISSLSVDLRYEGGLNKIPYGNDNSHTRVSVFSLSLAYKLFSL is encoded by the coding sequence ATGAAAAAAACAATTATCTTAACTTTAAGCATTTGCTTACTTTCTATTGGCATGGCATCGGCCCAGGTTATACCAAATTTTTCATTTGGTGTAAAAGGTGGTATAAACTACTCCAACTTCCCGTCAAATGGTATTTTTAATAACAGCAACCGTGCAGGTTACCTGGCTGGTGTTTGGGCGAGGGTAGGTGGTTTGGGTCTTAATTTTCAGCCGGAGCTTTATGTTACCGGTAAGAATATAAATGTTAAGGCTGATAACTCTTCTGTAGAGAATAAAGCTAAATTCACCAGTATTGATGTACCATTGCTGGTTGGCGGTAAAATTGGCGCATTTGGTTTGGGCGGTCGTTTTTACGGAGGCCCGGTATTTTCATTTACCGTTAATAAAGATCAAAGTGTCGGCAATGCTTTTTCTGACGCTACCGCTTTACGTTACAAAGATGCTAATTATGGCATTCAAGTTGGTGCAGGATTAGATATCAGCAGTCTGTCAGTTGACCTGAGATATGAAGGCGGTTTAAACAAAATACCTTACGGTAATGATAACTCACATACCCGCGTAAGTGTATTTAGCCTTTCTTTAGCTTATAAGCTGTTTTCTTTATAA
- a CDS encoding IS1182 family transposase, protein MLAQQQQIQFSAFSGLYELIVPKDNLLRKINDLIDFTFIYDELISKYSITNGRAAESPVRMFKYLLLKTVYTVSDVDVVERSQYDMSFKYFLDMSPEEEVIDPSSLTKFRKLRLKDNDLLNLLIGKTVTIAIEKGLIRSKSIIVDATHSLSRSNPYSALEVLRERSKLLRKAVYAIDEDMKAGMPEKNTADELEKELAYCSALEKYIEADQPLCQIPAVKEKLNLLKETVADTQEHYIVSKDKDAKTGHKSADSSFFGYKTHLAMTEERIITAAVVTSGEKGDGPELPKLLEISQNNGINVEKIIGDSAYSGKDNLELTSTQEIKIVAKLNPSITQGFRKDEDRFDYNKDAGMFVCPAGHLAIRKARGGKKNIGENQVDTYYFDVEKCKICPLREHCYKPGAKAKTYSVSIKSDMHLQQMAFQETAEYKESIKHRYKVEAKNSELKNVHGYDRAIAYGIENMQMQGALAIFTVNLKRIIKLIS, encoded by the coding sequence ATGCTTGCCCAACAACAACAGATACAGTTTAGCGCGTTTTCAGGTCTTTATGAGCTGATCGTTCCTAAAGACAATCTTCTTCGGAAGATCAACGACCTGATAGATTTTACATTTATCTATGATGAACTGATCAGCAAATACAGCATTACTAACGGCCGGGCAGCAGAAAGCCCTGTACGGATGTTCAAGTATCTGTTGTTGAAAACGGTTTATACGGTTTCAGACGTTGATGTGGTTGAGCGTTCGCAGTATGATATGTCTTTCAAATATTTCCTTGATATGTCGCCTGAAGAAGAAGTTATTGATCCCAGTTCATTAACAAAGTTCAGAAAGCTGCGGCTAAAGGATAATGATCTGTTAAACCTGCTTATTGGTAAAACGGTGACCATAGCTATTGAAAAAGGGCTCATCCGCTCAAAATCCATTATTGTTGATGCTACCCATTCCCTGTCGAGATCCAACCCGTATTCAGCATTGGAAGTATTGCGGGAACGTTCAAAGTTACTCCGCAAAGCTGTTTATGCGATAGATGAAGATATGAAGGCAGGCATGCCCGAAAAGAACACAGCCGACGAATTGGAAAAAGAACTGGCTTATTGCAGTGCATTGGAAAAGTATATTGAAGCCGATCAACCGTTATGCCAGATACCTGCGGTAAAAGAAAAACTGAATCTATTGAAAGAGACAGTAGCAGATACTCAGGAGCACTATATAGTATCTAAAGACAAGGATGCCAAAACCGGCCATAAATCAGCTGATAGCTCATTCTTTGGTTATAAGACCCATTTGGCGATGACAGAGGAACGCATCATTACCGCTGCGGTAGTAACATCAGGTGAAAAAGGTGATGGTCCGGAGCTTCCCAAACTTTTAGAAATCAGCCAAAACAATGGGATCAACGTAGAAAAGATTATCGGGGATTCAGCTTATTCAGGAAAAGACAATCTTGAACTGACGAGCACTCAAGAGATAAAGATTGTAGCCAAACTAAACCCTTCCATCACTCAGGGTTTCAGAAAGGATGAGGACAGATTTGACTATAATAAGGATGCCGGCATGTTCGTCTGCCCGGCAGGGCATCTGGCTATCCGAAAAGCACGCGGCGGGAAAAAGAATATCGGCGAGAATCAGGTAGACACCTATTACTTTGATGTTGAAAAATGTAAGATATGCCCATTAAGAGAGCATTGCTATAAGCCCGGCGCGAAGGCTAAAACCTATTCGGTCAGCATTAAATCAGACATGCACCTGCAGCAGATGGCATTCCAGGAAACGGCAGAGTATAAAGAAAGTATCAAACACAGATATAAGGTCGAAGCGAAGAACAGTGAGCTAAAAAACGTTCATGGTTATGACCGGGCAATAGCTTACGGTATCGAAAATATGCAGATGCAGGGTGCGTTGGCCATCTTTACAGTAAATCTTAAGAGAATCATCAAGCTGATAAGCTAA